From a single Lolium rigidum isolate FL_2022 chromosome 7, APGP_CSIRO_Lrig_0.1, whole genome shotgun sequence genomic region:
- the LOC124671455 gene encoding probable carboxylesterase 2, which produces MEIEFDMPNFLRVHKSGRVDRLGGTETVPPSPSGDPATGVASKDMVLDPAANITARLYLPDGDAAAEPGPGKKFPVVVFFHGGAFFIESTASPIYHRYAASLAAAVPAVVVSVEYRLAPEHPLPAAYDDAFAALKAVVAACRPDADGAEPSWLAAHGDASRLCLVGDSAGANMAHNTAIRLRKEPIDGYGDRVSGVALLHPYFWGTQRMGCEPLYFPFDMDRVWDVACGGRFGRDHPYINPAASPEEWRQLGCGRVLVTTAERCWFVERARAYAEGIKACGWEGEIELYETKGEDHTYFLFKPDGENAAKELAVVADFVSRS; this is translated from the coding sequence ATGGAGATCGAGTTCGACATGCCCAATTTCCTGCGCGTGCACAAGAGCGGCCGCGTCGACCGGTTGGGCGGCACAGAGACCGTCCCACCCTCCCCCTCTGGGGATCCTGCCACCGGCGTTGCCTCCAAGGACATGGTCCTAGACCCTGCGGCCAACATCACCGCCCGCCTCTACCTCCCcgacggcgacgcggcggcggagcCCGGGCCCGGCAAGAAGTTCCCCGTCGTTGTCTTCTTCCACGGCGGCGCTTTCTTTATCGAAAGCACAGCCTCCCCCATCTACCACAGGTACgccgcctccctcgccgccgcggtCCCCGCCGTGGTCGTATCAGTTGAGTACCGCCTCGCCCCGGAGCACCCTCTCCCCGCGGCCTACGACGACGCCTTTGCTGCCCTCAAGGCGGTCGTCGCCGCGTGCCGCCCGGACGCGGACGGCGCCGAGCCCAGCTGGCTCGCCGCGCACGGCGACGCGTCTCGGCTGTGCCTCGTCGGCGACAGCGCTGGCGCCAACATGGCGCACAACACGGCGATAAGGCTGCGGAAGGAACCCATCGACGGCTACGGCGACAGGGTCAGCGGGGTCGCGCTGCTGCACCCCTACTTCTGGGGGACACAACGGATGGGCTGCGAGCCCTTGTACTTCCCCTTCGACATGGATCGCGTGTGGGATGTGGCCTGCGGTGGCAGATTCGGCCGCGACCACCCGTACATCAACCCGGCGGCGTCGCCGGAGGAGTGGAGGCAGCTCGGGTGCGGCCGCGTGCTGGTCACCACGGCGGAGCGCTGCTGGTTCGTGGAGAGGGCGCGCGCGTACGCGGAGGGGATCAAGGCGTGCGGGTGGGAGGGCGAGATCGAGTTGTACGAGACCAAGGGCGAGGACCATACCTACTTCCTCTTCAAACCCGACGGCGAGAATGCCGCCAAggagctcgccgtcgtcgccgactTCGTCAGCCGCTCCTGA